In Pirellulales bacterium, the sequence AGTCCAACGCATACAAAAAAGAGGCTCCCGGTCCGCAAAGCTCGGAAACACTTTCACGACTAAAAAACATGGCAGGAGCTGTATATCTTCCCCGGACGTAATTTTCCAACAAATCGGCGCAGTAACCGGAGGCAATAATCATTCTCTCCGCGACGAACTGAAACTTACGAATCGTGTAATCGATCGCTCTGGCCTGACCGACATTCACCAGCGCTTTAGGAATGAAGTCGGTCTCCGGCTGCAAGCGACGGCCCATACCTGCGGCCAAGATGATTACGTTGAACTTGATGTTCGTTACACTGAATAAGGGAGCATCCATCAGCATAACTTAACTCCGCTTGCGACTTAAAATCCGCTTGATATTCCAAACATAGAGCCCTGCCATCGTCCGCACAACCGAGCGAATATTCTTCATTTTAAAAATCTTGGTTTCGCCGCCGCCGGGACGTTCGGTATGAATCGTCGGCACTTGTACATAAGTATTTCCTTCTTTAATGGCTTTAATCAATAATTCGGCCTGAAAACCGAATCCGTCGCTGCTGGCATTCAATTGCCGAAGCCACGCGGTTTTATGGATCTGTAGCCCATTGAAATACTTGAGTCGCATGCAGAACAATATGTTCATCGTCGTCGTGTAAGCGAACGATATTCCGCGCCGCGTCCAGCTGCGGGCTGCGGGATTGGCGATATACCCGCAGATCACTTCGGCCTCGCCCACATGCGAGAAGAAATTGCTCAGCGTATCTTTGTCAAATGCATTGTCACCATGCACCATTACCGTGTAATCTTTCGTGGCTTGTCGCCGCCCATCGTGATAGCTGGCTCCAAAGCCCCATGGTTTATCATGTGAGAGGACTCGAATGCGGGGATTCTTGCCAATGTTAGCCTGAATAATTTCTAGCGTCTGGTCCGTGCTTCCGTCGTTAACAATGATGATTTCGTAATCATCAAAATGTTTCTCGGCCGCATACGTTACAGAATCTATCGAACCTTGAATATTGCCTGCTTCATTCAAAGCCGGAATTACTACACTAAGCGAATGTTCCATCAGGATGCCTTTGTCTTTGGTCTCCATGTGGAAAGCATTAGGGTTTGGAAAGCCTGATGCCATCGAAAGCCAGAGCAATCCACCGGCGTCTGACGAAGAGTGCGGTCCCTTCAGAGCTGCCTTTGATTGACTGCGCAGTTACGAATGGATTTAAGCAAGATAAGCTTCGTTCGCCAAGGCGCGCCGTGTTTCGTCCCTATCGCGTCAACAGCTTCAAGCAAGCCGCTCGCCACTTCGGCCAATTCCAGCAATCCACCTCTCGATATCCCTTCTAACAAACTCATTATGACACAGGCTCTCACAACTTGCAAATGACCAACTGTGACGGTTATAGCAGTGTTTATCGAGTAGTTTATTAGGGGCAAACTGAACGCATATCTTTATAGTGATTGTTCGATGAGAAGCCGGTAATCGCCTGATTAGAGTTTTGATTCCGCTGATCAACAAGACTGAACCGGTGGGCCGTTGTTGCTTCCCGCGGTGCTCATTGTTTTTGTGAACGACTACATCCGTCCGAGCCGGTGGTGTTGATTTGCATCGACAGGTTTTTGCGATCTGTCCCTTTCGTGAAAACGATCGATAAAGGGATCTGACCCTTGTTTTTGCTTAACGAGCCTGGAGCTCTACTGCGAAGCAAAGAAAGCTAAACGGCAAGGAAATTCACGGACACCTGTGCTGAAATTTACGGTCATTCCGTCCTTGGCTGGAACCCGATTTGTATCTATGATTAGGTTGTGAATCCTCAGACAGGTTGTACTCTTCCAGGCAAAATCTAGGCGTTACGGATTACTGCGATGGCCAAACAAGGACCCCGGAAAAAGCTGCCTAAGGAATTGGCCGTCATCAATGCCGACAACTGCACCGGCTGCGAAGCCTGCTTGGAGGTCTGTCCCGTTGATTGCATCGTGAAGGTGCAGCAATACGACCAGTTTCATAACCTGCAAAGTTTTTGCGAAATCGATTTGGAACGCTGCGTCGGGTGCGAAGTGTGCGTCCACATTCCGGGAAAAAAATCCAATCCTTACGATTTGAAAGTTTGCCCTTGGGACGCCATCGAAATGGTCCCCACCGAGCAAGTCGCCCAAGTCGTGGCACAAATCGGCGGACCGCCGCAGTACATTCATGCCAATTGGGATCGCCTGGTGGGCACCGCGCAACACCTGGCGGAATTGAAAGCTGCAGCAGGCTAATCGCCTCAATCGCCGCCGCGAAAAAAACTTTCACTTAGCCCCCGGGCTTGCCCGGCGCTTATTGGCGCTTACCGCACAAGTAACGGGGCGAATCACTGCGTGCCGCATTCGGGCGCAACCGTCACCGTTTTGCCCGTGGCCGAATTGGGAATCAAGCACAAAAACCGCATCGGCTGCGAGCCCGTGTTGCGAAACTGATGCACCTCGTTGGGTTGCACAAATACCACGTCGCCGGCGGTCAGCTTGTGCTGTTTGTCGCCTT encodes:
- a CDS encoding glycosyltransferase family 2 protein; its protein translation is METKDKGILMEHSLSVVIPALNEAGNIQGSIDSVTYAAEKHFDDYEIIIVNDGSTDQTLEIIQANIGKNPRIRVLSHDKPWGFGASYHDGRRQATKDYTVMVHGDNAFDKDTLSNFFSHVGEAEVICGYIANPAARSWTRRGISFAYTTTMNILFCMRLKYFNGLQIHKTAWLRQLNASSDGFGFQAELLIKAIKEGNTYVQVPTIHTERPGGGETKIFKMKNIRSVVRTMAGLYVWNIKRILSRKRS
- a CDS encoding 4Fe-4S binding protein, producing the protein MAKQGPRKKLPKELAVINADNCTGCEACLEVCPVDCIVKVQQYDQFHNLQSFCEIDLERCVGCEVCVHIPGKKSNPYDLKVCPWDAIEMVPTEQVAQVVAQIGGPPQYIHANWDRLVGTAQHLAELKAAAG